A window of Hordeum vulgare subsp. vulgare chromosome 5H, MorexV3_pseudomolecules_assembly, whole genome shotgun sequence genomic DNA:
TGCCTTTTAAAATTTATCCAGCGAATTGTGACTTTTAAAAGGTGGACCCAACTAGGTTTCCTCCGCGAAGAGCCAACAGATAcccaaaagattttttttctgttttcacATTTCATCTGTTAACTGCCACTTATACTCCACATATCTTTTTTCTTTTCATATTTCATCTGTTAATCGTCACTTAAATATTATGTAAATGTTGGGAATTTATGAATTCTAGAATGGCAACTTATTTCAGCCAAAGTGTATTTGTATAACTGAATTATTTGACAACTAGTTATCCCAAATACTGAATATCTATTACTCGATTGTTATGTCCACAGTGATGATATGAATCTTCTGGTTTTTTTGCAGGTTACTGTTTGGTTAATCATGCCTGGGATTAAACGCTCAGATTATAACATCCAAAACACTACATATGCTCTTATTATTTTGGTTCAGTATGTCTTAAGAATGTATCTCGTTGTACCTTTAAGCAATCAAATCATCAAAGCTGCTGGAGTAGTTGCAAAGTCAGCGTGGGGAGGAGCAGCATACAATCTTCTGCTCTACATGCTTGCAAGCCATGTATGGCCATCTCAACCATCACTTCAGCCTCATAATAAATTCCTAGTCACTTACTCAGAATAAGGTTCTAGGGAATTTGCAGCTCATGTAGTTCGTAAGAGAGATGCATAACTCTATTTAAAACTTAAAGCTAAGTAGAAATCGTCTCTGCTAAATATGGAACCTAAAATATCAGCTCATTAGGTTTTTCATACCTTATCTTGtaaccagaataggccaaaagggAAAATAATTCATGTGTGTTTGTTTTCCTGGAATGCATTATTATTTTTTAAACTCTGAAGATATAAACAAAACTATTTGGTGGTAGATATGTATGTGAGCTAGAAGCAGAATACTCTCACTATCGTCTTGCATTTCTTGGCTCACTTTTGTGCAATAAATACTTGTGTCACTTATGAACTGTGTGCATCACTGCAGATTACTGGGGCAATATACTATCTTCTGTCCATTGAACGGCAGATTACATGTTGGAATCAGCAGTGCCTTGCTGAGTCGAGCAATACGTCTTGTAACATTGGGTTTATAAGTTGCGAGAATACTGGTTCGAGAGGTTATCTTGATTGGCAAAGTAAAACACAGATATTTAGCAACTGTAATGCCAATAATCAAAGCATACCTTTTAAATACGGAATGTTTGAAAATGCATTGACTAAGGGCGCTGTCTCAACTTCATTTCAAGAGAAGTACTTCTATTGTCTGTGGTGGGGCTTGCTGCAACTTAGGTAGTGATCCATCATTACATTCTGTTACATGAGTTATTTCCTTGTGTATGCGGGCATCGGTTTATATGTCTTGAACACAGTTAATCAGGTGTTTGCTATCACCTTTTCAGTTCAAGCGGAAATCCTCTTCAAACAAGTGCATTTATTGTCGAGAACATATTTGCTATAGCAATTGGTGCTATCAGTCTCATACTCTTTGCTCAGCTGATTGGCAAAATGCAGGTAATATTACGGAATTCTCTGCTCTAAACTAGAAATGGGTGTACCTACATTGATGgttcttatttatttattatccTTTTCTTACTTAGGTACCTTGAGAATCAGCTAAGCATCACACTTATTGCACTATTTGACAACTTGCTAGTAGATTTTTCTTAAGAACATTAGGTCAGCAAGTTTGTTGCGCTTTAAGTTTTGCCGTGTGCTATTTTCTGTAGTGCTATTGTTCAATTAATGGATTCATCAGGCATGtgatgtatgaccatggatttaatAGTTTGAACTGATTAAAATAACATAAAGCTACTTCTGTAAGCCATTTCCACTTTGACTCCTACTTTTCTCCTTTCATCTTTTAGACATACCTGCAATCTGTTAGCAAAAGGCTCGAAGAGTGGAGGTTGAGGCAGCGGGACATGGAGGAGTGGATGAGACATCACCGGCTCCCGCCCGACCTTCAAGAACGTGTCCAGCGGTTTGTTCAAGTTAAATGGCTTGCAACGCGCGGAGTAGAAGAAGAATCCATCTTGCAAGCTTTGCCTGCTGATATACGTCGGGATGTACAGCGCCATCTTTGTTTGGATCTTGTTCGACGTGTAAGTTGGAGTTATACCAGCAGTGTGTCGCCACCGCATGCACTTCTAGTTCAAGTTCTGTCTCTGTTCCTAGGCGGGTTTCTGATCTCTCTTTGTAAAATGCAGGTCCCGTTCTTTGCCGAGATGGATGACCAACTCCTGGACGCCATCTGCGAGCGTCTGGTGTCGTTCCTGTGCCCGGAGGGCACATACATTTCCCGCGAGGGCGATCCTGTGAGCGAGATGCTTTTCATCATCCGTGGCAAGCTGGAGAGCTCCACGACCAACGGAGGCCGGAGCAACTTCTTCAACTCTATCCTCCTACGCCCTGGTGAATTTGCCGGTGAGGAGCTGCTCACCTGGGCCCTGCTGCCAAAGACCAACATCCACTTTCCACTTTCCACAAGGACCGTTCGGAGCCTGACGGAGGTGGAAGCCTTCGCCCTGCGGGCCGAGGACCTGAAGTTTGTCGCGAACCAGTTCCGGAGGCTCCACAGCAAGAAGCTCCAGCACACGTTCCGGTTCTACTCCCACCACTGGAGGACATGGGGCGCCTGCTTCATCCAGGCGGCATGGCGGCAGCACCAGCGGAGGAAGCTGTCGGAGAGCCTGAGCCGGtgggagtcgtactcgtggtggTCGGAGGAGCACCCAGCTGCCGATAAGCCTAAGCAGGAGGGCACCTCGAGGACCGCCGCCGAGATGAACAAGTTCGCCTCGGCGTCCAGGAGGTTCCGCGCCGACGACACCATGATCCGCAGGCTGCAGAAACCCGACGAGCCGGATTTCTCCGCCGACCATTTCGACTGaagccatctctctctctccgatGCCGCAACACATTGTTCCGTATACCTGTTTTTGTTGTAAATCTATAGTACATATAAGAAGAAATATAGTTGTTGTCAGTGCCATAGATCATGCATACCCCTACTAATGTATGAATACATGCCCCTTTGTGTACCACTACCAGCCACTGTAACATTATGAAGTTGAGTTCTGACTGGATCTGAAGCTTCAACTTTTCCCCTTTTCGGGCGGGGATTCGACAGTTTTTTTGCGTGAAATTCATGTCAAATTAGTACTGTacttagcagcagcagcagcaggtacAAATTATTTGCCTTTTTGATTCCGGTTTCAGTTacgtcttattttcttcttcagtTACCGAGTGAGTGAGTGGCCACGTATCAGTCTCCGAAAAGCTCCCACATCCAGGACCAGGAGGCACGATgagggcggcggggcggcccAAGATCGGCGACAGGGCGACGAGCGACGTGGTGGTGCGGCTGCGGACGCCGGACTCGGGCCGGGACGAGTGGCTCTACTGCCACTCCGGCGTGCTCGCCGCCGGGAGCGGCTACTTCGCCGACCGCCTCTCCGACGCCTGGCCGACGTGCCAGATCCTCGATTCCCGCTACTGCGTCGAGGTCCACTGCCGCGACGCCGACCTCAGCTCCCACGTCACCGCGCTCCGCCTCCTCTACGCCGCCGAGCCCGTCTCCCGCTTCGGCGTCCGCGGCGCGCTCGGCCTGCTCGAGGCCGCCGCGCACCTCGCCTGCgcccgcaccgccgccgcctgcGCCGACTACCTCGAGTCCGCCCCCTGGGACGAGGCCGACGAGGAGGAGATcctcgccgccgccccgcgcctcGGCGCCCACCGCGACCGCGTCCTCGCGCGCCTCCGCCCCGCCGATCCGGGCCCCGCCACCGCCATCTTCCTCTCCGCGTTCCGCCACGCGACGGCCGCCGCCGACCGCTCGCGGGAGCTCAAGTCCGCCGCCCAGGAGCAGCTGGAGTACATGCTCACCGAGGACGACGACGCGCCGCTGCTCACCTTCGACGCCGTCAAGTCTCAGGTCAAGGGCTGCGTCACAGGATTACTGAACAGGTTCAGTGATTTCACGAGCTCCGCACTGACGAAGCAGACGGAGGCCCCTTGCTCTGGCCCCGGCGAGCTTCAGCAGGAGCTGCATTCCTTCGTCTCCGACATCGCCTGGGTCTGCCAGGTCCTCGGCAAGCTGGAGATGATGAAATGCCTCGCAGCATACTGGGTGGAAGCGTCGTCCGCCGTCGTCGCAGCCGTCGAGGCCGCGGCGGCGGAGTGCCACCCGGGGCCTGAATGCCTGAAGACCAGGCTGAAGGTCGTGGAGATATCTGCGAAGGTGCTGGAGGCGGTCGCGTTCGGCAACGTCGTGCTCCCGGCGGAGAAGCGGCGCCACGCCGTCAACATTTGGATCAGATTTGCCGGGACAACGAGGCATCTGGTGGATGAAGCTGACCGTGGCAGCAACGACGGcgatgacggtgatgatggtgatggagacaccgaagccgaagccgaagcagcggcggcggcggccgcaaAGATCGGCCTGGACGGCGAGGTCTGGCAGGGGCTGGAGTCGGCCATCACCTCGATCGTGACGACGCTGCCGTCGAACACCCAGGCCGAGGTACTGTCGGAGTGGCTTCAGTCGGAGCACGCCGCGTTCCCGGACCTGTCGGAGGCGTTCGACGCCtggtgctaccggtccaaggtcgCGCGGAGGAGGCTGTCTTTCCTCAACAGCGCCAATGCGGCGTCCTGATCCCCGGCCGGCAGCATTGCCAAACTCCAGCGGCCCGGTCGTCGCTTGCAGTGGCAGCTGCTGCCGCGCTGGCGCCGGAGTCACCGGAGAACATCAGCAAACACCTAACCTGCGATGTTTACCGATTTCGCATACCGGGAATGGAACTTGATGT
This region includes:
- the LOC123451967 gene encoding cyclic nucleotide-gated ion channel 17-like — protein: MFGSRAQDGVEMQQRRTTNRIFPDERQDQSKMPFQAGRVDRFAANRIDAKTLEKLKLMNEGNVPWHSRILDPRSSVLLTWNRVYLVACLFALFIDPFFYYLPFVRVMDKANLFSCVAEDQRLRNTMTVLRTLADLFYVLNIAIKFHTAYVDPKSRVLGKGELIVDLKKIQKRYIRSDLCIDILAAIPLPQVTVWLIMPGIKRSDYNIQNTTYALIILVQYVLRMYLVVPLSNQIIKAAGVVAKSAWGGAAYNLLLYMLASHITGAIYYLLSIERQITCWNQQCLAESSNTSCNIGFISCENTGSRGYLDWQSKTQIFSNCNANNQSIPFKYGMFENALTKGAVSTSFQEKYFYCLWWGLLQLSSSGNPLQTSAFIVENIFAIAIGAISLILFAQLIGKMQTYLQSVSKRLEEWRLRQRDMEEWMRHHRLPPDLQERVQRFVQVKWLATRGVEEESILQALPADIRRDVQRHLCLDLVRRVPFFAEMDDQLLDAICERLVSFLCPEGTYISREGDPVSEMLFIIRGKLESSTTNGGRSNFFNSILLRPGEFAGEELLTWALLPKTNIHFPLSTRTVRSLTEVEAFALRAEDLKFVANQFRRLHSKKLQHTFRFYSHHWRTWGACFIQAAWRQHQRRKLSESLSRWESYSWWSEEHPAADKPKQEGTSRTAAEMNKFASASRRFRADDTMIRRLQKPDEPDFSADHFD
- the LOC123451969 gene encoding BTB/POZ domain-containing protein At3g05675, translating into MRAAGRPKIGDRATSDVVVRLRTPDSGRDEWLYCHSGVLAAGSGYFADRLSDAWPTCQILDSRYCVEVHCRDADLSSHVTALRLLYAAEPVSRFGVRGALGLLEAAAHLACARTAAACADYLESAPWDEADEEEILAAAPRLGAHRDRVLARLRPADPGPATAIFLSAFRHATAAADRSRELKSAAQEQLEYMLTEDDDAPLLTFDAVKSQVKGCVTGLLNRFSDFTSSALTKQTEAPCSGPGELQQELHSFVSDIAWVCQVLGKLEMMKCLAAYWVEASSAVVAAVEAAAAECHPGPECLKTRLKVVEISAKVLEAVAFGNVVLPAEKRRHAVNIWIRFAGTTRHLVDEADRGSNDGDDGDDGDGDTEAEAEAAAAAAAKIGLDGEVWQGLESAITSIVTTLPSNTQAEVLSEWLQSEHAAFPDLSEAFDAWCYRSKVARRRLSFLNSANAAS